AGTGCACAACTTGTTTCATATTGTCCCATTATTACACGTCCTCCTGAGCACTGTGTAACGTTAAGAAAAATGATGCCTTTGTTGGAAGCTTCTTGTATTGCATTGGTTAGCCATGGGGTTGTAGGAATATTTCCAGAACCAAATGTTTGAAGTACAACTCCTTTAAGATCTGGAGTGGTTAATATCTGTTTGAATGCTTTTTCTTGTATTCCTGGGAAAAGTGTTATTACTGCAATATCATTGCATAAAGATCTATTAATCTTAAATATACCTTTGTTTTTTGAATGATATAGTAGATCGTGATTGAAAACAATATCAGTACCTGCTTTTGCTAAACGTGGAAAGTTATGTGAAGCAAAAGCACTAAATTGTTCTGAATCTTCTTTTGTGGTCCTATTTCCTCTAAAAAGTCTTGAGCTGAAGTAGACACATACTTCTTGAACAATAGGGGTTTCATTATTCTTTTTTGCAGCAATTTCAATTGCAGTAATCAGGTTCTCTTTACCATCTGTTCTTAGAACACCAATTGGAAGTTGAGATCCGGTAAGTATAACAGGTTTGCCTAAGTTTTCAAGCATAAAGCTAAGTGCAGATGCGGTGTACGACATAGTATCGGTGCCATGTAATATTACAAATCCATCGTACTCCATATACTTCTCTTTGATAAGAGATGCTAGTTTACCCCATAAATCTAGGTTTACATTTGAAGAATCTATTGGAGGATTGAATGCAAAACTATCCATGTGGATTCCCATTTTCTTTAGTTCCGGAATTTCCTCTGTTAGCTGTTCAAATTTCATTGGAACTAAAGCGCCTGACTCGCTA
The Prolixibacteraceae bacterium DNA segment above includes these coding regions:
- a CDS encoding type I asparaginase, which gives rise to MNKTDKATVLIIYTGGTIGMKESSESGALVPMKFEQLTEEIPELKKMGIHMDSFAFNPPIDSSNVNLDLWGKLASLIKEKYMEYDGFVILHGTDTMSYTASALSFMLENLGKPVILTGSQLPIGVLRTDGKENLITAIEIAAKKNNETPIVQEVCVYFSSRLFRGNRTTKEDSEQFSAFASHNFPRLAKAGTDIVFNHDLLYHSKNKGIFKINRSLCNDIAVITLFPGIQEKAFKQILTTPDLKGVVLQTFGSGNIPTTPWLTNAIQEASNKGIIFLNVTQCSGGRVIMGQYETSCALRKAGVVSGHDITIEAAVTKLMFLLGQDLEVKEIKMHLDQNMRGEICI